ATGAAGATCAGTTTCTGGATTCGGAGCAGAGGCTGATTCAATGCTCTACCCATGGCGCATTGTTTCTGATTCACAGTGGTGAATGCGTTGCCGGTCCTTGCCCGGGGGAAAAACTCAATAGAGTTCCCCATGAAATCCGGGAGGGTATTATTTACCTCCCGTAGTTTGGTCAGCCTGCTTCAGTCGTCAAACCTAAAGTCGGCTTTCTGCTTCATAATGTCGCGGCGTTGCTTTTTATCCGGACGTCGCTCAGGTCTTGGCGTGGCACCACGCAGGGCTTTGCGCTGTTCGGCACTGGCTTCACGCCGGGCAATGCTGTTGGCCGTTTCTTCGTAAAGTTGCTGGGCAACTTCGG
Above is a genomic segment from Endozoicomonas euniceicola containing:
- a CDS encoding Rieske (2Fe-2S) protein; the protein is MIKLCAVDELANPGSKGFHNEKGHVFVVRQDDDVYVYENSCPHLGINLEWHEDQFLDSEQRLIQCSTHGALFLIHSGECVAGPCPGEKLNRVPHEIREGIIYLP